A window of Deinococcus sp. YIM 134068 genomic DNA:
TCGCCCTACGCTTCGTCCACTTCATAGACAAGCTCTACGACCTCGGCCTGCCCGCCGCCTTCACGGGCGCGCCGCTGGGCAGCCTCTTCAGCGAGACGTACCGCCACGGTGCCTACGCCAAGAAGTACAGCCGTTGCCTCAGCCGTCTCTCGGAACTGCTGCGCGAGGCGCGGGCGGCCCTTCCCGCCTGACCCGCCGCCCCCTGGAAACGTCCGACTGAGGCAGCTCGTGAACGGGGGTGAACGTGACGAGCTGCCCCGGCCACGGCACCAGAAGGGTGAGCGAGAGGTCGCGTTGCAGGAGGGCACAGAGTTCGGTGGGTGAGGCGGAGGCTGCGCGCTCCTGCGGGTCGAGGTCGATGTGCTCGGCGTGTGGGGGGGAGAGCGGATCACTCAACATGGGGAGACTGTCGCCCGCAGACACGCACACACTTCTTTCGTTAAGTTGGCCTTTGCTTCGGCAGGGCATCCCTCAAAAAGAAAAACCCCGTCGAGAACGAGGCTTGTGCTGGTGCCGAGAGCGGGACTTGAACCCGCACGCCCTCACGGGCGGTCGATTTTAAGTCGAATGCGTCTACCGATTCCGCCATCCCGGCACGGAGGGGCGAACACCGTGGGAAGTATAGAGAAAAACCCCGCCTGCGGGGGCGGGGCCTGGGTGGTGGAGGTGGGCGGAGTCGAACCGCCGTCCAAGAGTCCGTTCAGCGTGCGTCTACGTGTGTATCCCGCTCTTTGATTGTCGGGTCTTGGGCCGCCAGCGGGCGGACTTCCCTCGACCGTATTCCCATGTATTTTCGCCGTCGGCTATGGAACGTCGCCTGGGCTAGCCTTCTTTTGTTGCAGTTCGCGCCGCGCCAAAGGCCGGGCTAGGCGGTCACTGTCTCACTTAAGCAGCGAGAGCGTAGTTCTGGTTGCCAGTTAATGGCTTTGCCGTTTGTTTACGAGGCCCACGGCACCTCGACACGCAACATCACCTTCAGTTCCCCTGTCGAAACCGGGGCACCCCCAGCGACAAGGAGTGTACCAGAGCGGCGCGGGCGGCACGCTGACCTTTCACACGATCTTTGCTCATCTGGCACGAAGGAAACGCGGCGTCAGAAAGCCGTTGGGCCGGCTCTCTAGGTTGGGGTATGCGCCGCCCGCTCCTCGCCGCCGCCCTGTACCTCAGTGTAATCGGCCTCAGCGTGACCGCCTGCGTGCAGGGGCAGCCGCAGTCCGCGCAATCCACGGGCCGCCTCGCCTTCTGGCTGCGGCCCCCGGCCACCGCCGCCGAGTTGCGAACGACGCTGAATGCCGCGCGGCAGGCGGGCTTCACGGACGTGCTGCTGGAGGGCTTCTATCACGGGCGCGTCGCGTGGGCGAGCGATCAGTTTCCGCGCAAACTCGACTACGACGCTGTGCAGACCGCGCTCGACGTGCAGGCGCAGGGCGGGCCGCGCGTGAACGTGTGGGTGGAGACGCTGTACTGGCGGCCCGCCGCCTCCTTCGGCATCCCGGTCACGCCGCTGTGGAAGGACAGCCTCGCCACCCTGACCGCCGACGGACGGCCTAGCCTGAGCGTGAGCAAGCTCGGCTTCGTGGACCCCGCCGCGCCGGAGGTGCGGGACACCCTCGCGCGGCTGGTGACGGAGTTGGCGACCCGCTACCCGGAGGCGGGCCTCCACCTCGACTACCTGCGCTACCCGCGCGAGACCGACTTCGGCTACCACCCCGCCGCGCTTGCGGGCTTCCGCGCCCAGACGGGGCTGGACGCCCGCACCCTGCCCCGTGCGGGTGAGGACGGACCCGGCAACGGCTGGCGGCAGTGGGTCGCGTACCGCCAGAACCTCACGACGACCCTCGCCGGGAACCTGATTCGAACTTACCGGGACTCCGGCGGGCGCAGCCTCGTCAGCGCCGCCGTGTACGGCATGAGCGATCCCCTCCAGAACTGGCGGGCGTGGTCGGGCCTGGAGGCGGCCATGCCCATGCTCTACCTCCCCGGCAACCTGCTGACCCGCCTCGCCCTGCTGCAATTTCCGCGCGGGGAGGGGGTATGGCCGGGCGTGCAGGTCGGCCCGCGTTACCCGGCCCTTGCCGACCAACTGCGGACGGTGCGGGCGGCGGGATATAGCAATGTGGCCGTGTTCGGGTGGACGCCGGGGGGAAGTGATTTCTCCAGACGTGGAGTTCGTTGGGGTGCTGCCAGAGGTTCGAGGCAGGGTTTTAGAAGACTTCAGAATAGAGAGCCTTATTCAATTTGGTGTGCTGGAAAGCCGTTGCCACATCGCGTATTGGCTTATGGAAGGCCAGTGGTGGCGCACCTTCACGGAAGGCCCGGCACTCCACATCAGGAGGTGGGACCGAGAACCCGTCTCATACGATGGTGGACCGGAGCTTCTTTACCCGGTGGCGCAGGTCGCGCAGGAGTGTCATAGCTCCACCTTGCAAGAACTGGATGTCCTAACCGTGAACGGCGTCCCGGCGCTGCGATTGGTTTTGACTAACGGATACGCTCTGGAATGTTTTGGCGACGAGGGCGGCTTCTCTTGGACCAACGCAATATTGCGCTCTCCAAGCGGGACGACTCGGCTGCTCTAACCTCAGCCCCTCATTCCTACCGCCTGAACCGCCCATTCAGCACCCGCCACTGCTTGCGCCCGTAGGCTAGGGCGGGGTGGGTCCAGCGTCCGGCGACCACTCCTTCACGGAGGGCGGCGATCAGCCCCTCGGGTGTGCGGATGACCCGGAAGGGCGCTTCCACCCACGCCTCCCCGATATCGCGCAGGGTGTGGGCGTCGCTTCCGGCACAGACGGGCAGGCCGCGTTCCTGTGCCCACGCGGCGGCGATGTGGTTCCAATGGTGACGCGAGAGGCGCGAGTTGAACGTCTCCACGATGTCTACTTGTTCGGCGATGCGGAGGGTCGCCTCGGGCTTCAAACGGTAACGCTTGAGGGGGTCGAAGCCGTGCTGGAGCATGACCAGCCCGCCCTGCGCCTTGATCTCGGCCACCGTCTCCTCGGGCGTGAGCCTCGGCGGGATGCGCTCCCTCACGAAGAGGCCGATCAGTTCGCCCTCCGAGGTCGTCACCTCCTCGCCGGGGATGACGCTGAGGCGGTCGTCGAGGCCCATATCGGCGATGATGCGGGCGAGTTCGGGGCCGCCGCGCTGCTGGTCGTGGTCGGTGACGGCGATGGCGCGGGTGTTCGTGCGGAGCATCCACGCGGGAATGTCGCGCAGCAGCGTGCGGCAGTCGTGGCTGACCTCGGTGTGGATGTGGAGGTCCACCCTCATCACCTGCACGCCCTCGCGGAAGACGACGTTGTTGGGGAGTGGCGGCATGGGTTCAGCCCTCCTGTGGCGCGGGCACGAGGACCTGAAGCGCACCCGGCCACACCTCGACGCGCACCACGCCCGTCACGCCGGGCCGGGCGGGCCGGACCTCGCCGTCCACGTGGAACGCCTGCCCGACGTAGGGAAGTTCGACCACCTGCGCCTCGTGGCTCTGGACGCTCCCCAGTTCCTCGAACTCGTCCCGCGCGAGCGCCGCGAGGTAGGCAAACACGCCGTCCAGCCCGTCGCCGTCCACGCGAATCACGTTCAGCCGCCCATCGGTGGGGTCGGCGGTCGTGGCGAGGCGGAGGCGGGGACCTGTCGCCCGCGTGTTCATGACTTCCAGCAGGGCGAGGGCGGTTTCCGGGTGCGCCCGCCCATCCAGCGTGAGGGGCAGCGGCGGCGGCGTGAAGTCGCGCAGGGCGGAGGCGAGCGCCCCCACGGCCCGCAGCGGACTCTTGCCCTCCTCCGGGTCGTACTCGGCCAGCACGTCCGCGAAGGCTCCGCAGCCGCACGCCTCCAGAAAGAGGTCCTCGCCCCACGGGGCCGTCACCCGCCCGAGGTCTAGGGGGACGGGGCGGGCGTCCGCGTAGCGTGCCAGCACGTCGAGCGGCGCTCCCTCGATCCCCAGCGTCCGCCCGATGTTGTTCGCGGTGCCCAGCGGGAGGATACCCAGCCGCACGCCTCTCCGCCCGGCGAGGTGCAGGGCCGCCGCCCGCACCGTGCCGTCCCCGCCCGCCACGAACACGGTGCCCCGCGCGTCCGCGAGCGCCGCCGTCAGGTCCGCCTCGTCGTCGGTGGCGCGGTACACCGGCTGGTAGCCCAGCTCGTGCAGCGCCTCCACGAGCACGTCGGGGCTGCTGTGTCGGCTGCCACCCGCCTTCGCGTTGAAGATGAGGGTGGCCTCCGTCGTCTCCACGCCCGGCCTGAGTGGGGCCGCTGGGGAATCGAGGGTCATGGGAAGAGGGTACGGGATCGTGGAACCTGGGAGGAGGATATACACCCGTCAGGGGTACTCCACGAGCAGCGGGCGGTGGTCGCTGCCGGAGGCGGGCAGGACGCGGGCGCGAGAAGGCGTGAGGCCGCGAGAGAACAGGTGGTCTATACGGAGGAAGAGGCCGGGGAAGGTCCAGCCGGGGCCACGTCCGGCGAGGTCGTGGGCGTTCTGGCCGACGCAGGTATGCAGGCGACGGGAGAGGCGGCCACGCGGAGGAGTGTTCAGGTCGCCGCCGAGCAGCAGCGGGCCGGAGTTGGCCGAGGCGAGACGGCAGAGCAGCCCGATTTGCCACACCCGCGCCTGACTCGTGCGTTGAATCGCGTTCAAGTCGCCCTTCAGGGCATTGGAGACGAGAACCGTGTTGAGGTGAGCGTTCACAAGACGTAATCTTTGTCCCCGCCAACTCACCGCCGTCTCCAGCACCGTGCGGCGGCTGCCGGGGATGGCGTGGTTGCGGTTCGAGAGCTGCGGCGAGCGGCTGAGCGTCATGACCTCGTACCCGGTCCCGACGTGGTAGCCGGGCAGGGCGGTGAGCAGCGTTCGCCTGTACCCCGCCGGGATGAAGTTCGTCTCCTGAAGCAGGATTACATCTGCGTCCGCCGCCCGCAGGATGGAGGCGACCCGCTCCGGCCCGCCCAGCGTCCCCCGTGCCACATTGAAGGTGACGACGCGGAGAGAGCCGCCTTGCTGGTGGGGTCGCCAGTGGAGCAGGCCCGCCCCCCACGCCGCCAGCAGCGTTGCGACGAGTGCCACGCCCACACCTCTCCGTCTCCAAAGAGTCCAGAGCAGCACGAACGGCGCGGGCACCAGCCACACCACCGCCGGAACGTAGGCGAGGAGCAGCGTGGGCACTGTCCACTCCCCGATGAACTCGCCGAGCAGCCACGCCAGCACAACGGTCAGGAGGTAGAGGACGGCCAGCCGCATAAAAAGAGCCTCCCACCCGGAGGCAGGAGGCGTCGCCTATCGAAAGAGTGAGTGGTCAGTAGGAGGTGGTGAGTGGTTGCTTCTGCAAAGGCATTCGCTCAAGCGAGGGCGACCACTACCTACTCACCCCACTACCTGTACTCCGCCGCCCGCACCTGCGCCTCTTCCCGCTGGGCGAGTTCCTGACGCTGCACCTGCCCGATGGCGTCGGCGAGGGCGTCCTTGAGTTCAGTCAGGCCGATGTTCCGCAGGGCGCTGACGGGAATGCCATTCAGGCGCTCACGCTCGCGCTCCAGCGTCTCCGGGTCGGCGGCGTCGGCCTTGTTCAGGGCAACGACGGTGGGCATGTCGCGGAAGCCGAGGTCCTCCAGAATGCGGTTGACCGCCTCGTAGCGGGTGTCGGCACCGGGGCTGGCCGCGTCCACCACATGCAACAGCACGTCGGCGTCCCCGATTTCCTCCAGCGTGGCGCGGAAGGCGCGGGCGAGGTCCTTGGGCAGGTCGCGGATGAACCCTACCGTGTCGGTGAGGACCACCGGGCCGACGCCCTCCAGATAGCCCTGGCGGCTGGTGGGTCGCAGGGTGGCGAAGAGCTTGTTCTCGGCCAGCACCCGGCGCGGCTCCTCGGCGGCGTGGGTGAAGGCGTTCAGGAGCGTGGACTTGCCCGCGTTCGTGTACCCGACGATGGACACCACCGGGATGTCGTTGCGGGCGCGGCCCTTGCGGCGCTCCTCGCGGCGGACGGCGACACTTTCAAGCTGCTTCTCCAAGAAGGAGATGCGGTCGTTGATGCGGCGGCGGTCCAGCTCCAGCTTCGTCTCACCGGGGCCGCGCGTGCCGATGGAGCCGCCCGCCGCGCTGCCCGCGCTGCCGCCGATGCGCGATAAGGCCGCGCCCGCCCCGAGCAGACGCGGCTTCATGTACCGGAGCTGCGCGAGTTCGACCTGAAGCCGCGATTCCACCCCCTGCGCGTGCAGGGCGAAAATGTCGAGGATAAGCTGGGTGCGGTCCAGAATCTTGAGGCCCGTCGCTGCCTCGATCTCGCGTGCCTGGGCCGGGCCGAGTTCCTGCCCGAAGATCAGGAGGTCCGCGTCGAGGTGGTACGCCCGGCTCGTCAGTTCCTCCAGCTTGCCCGCGCCGACCAGGGTGCCCGCCTTGAGGTTGCGCCGGAAGACGAGTTCCCGGTGGACGACCTCCGCCCCCGCCGTGCGCGCGAGTTCGGCCAGCTCGTCGAGCCTTTCTTCTGCGTCGAACTCGCCCTGGTCGATCTGGACGAGGAGGGCGCGCTCGCGGTCCTTCTTCGCCTCGCGGGTGCGTTGGGCGCGGGCGATCTCCTCCTCCAGCGCCGAGACCTGCGCGCCGAGGTCGAAGCTGTCGATCTGAAACGAGGGCACCGGGTCGAGGATGCGCCAGTCCTCCTCCTCGCCCACCGTGCCGGGCGGGGTCAGGTGCGCCGTGTGAACGAGGCCGGGCTGCCCCTCGTCCCGCACCTCAATGGCGCTCACCGCGTCCAGCCGCTTGAGGAACAGCGTGGAAAGGTCGCCCTTGCTCAGCCCGCCGCCGCGCGGGTGCGTGTGCAGGAGGTGGAAGCCCGCCAGCCGCGTCTCGCCGAGGCGACGGTCGGGCAGTTCGGCCCCCTTCGCGTCGGCCACGCTGACCGAGACGACGCGCCCCCGGCGGTCGATCAGGACGCTGACCTCGCGCCGCACGTCGTCCGACAGCTCGGCGAGGTTGCGCGCGAGTTCCGGCGAGCCGACCCGCCCCGGCTCGATGCGGCGGCGGTACAGGTTGCTCAGGGACTTCAGTTGGGCCGCCTTGAGGCCCGAGGTGTTGCCATGCACTTTATCTATGGTTCGTCACTTCCTTTGCTGGGATGTGGGGAGTGGGTTGTCGGGTGTGGGAAACGCAGGCCGGGCCACCCGGATACGGTCCGCGCGGCAGGGGAGGGGCACGTTTCAGCATTGCCCCGATTATAAGGTGGCTGACGGCTGAGAAGGTGTGCCTTTACTGAAGAAACTTGATCATGGTGCGCTCAGCTTAGGGCGGGGGTGGGGTTGAGCGCATCCGCCGAATGACTCAGGGAGAGTGCGGCGGTTGGCTGAGTCGGGAACGTGGACGAGGCCCCTTCTTGCGACTCCTGGCCCGCGTCATACACTCCCCCCATGCCCCCACAGCTCGGCCCGGCGCTGTTCGGTGAACGCCCGTGATTCTCTCCGCCCTGCTCGTCCTGTTTAGTGCCGTATGGGTGGGATGGACGGGTTTTCGCGCTGGCCCCGGTTCCCCTGCGCGGGTGCGGGCCGCACGCTGGGCGACGGGGCTGAGCGTCGCGGGGGCAGCGTTGCTCCTGCCCTCCTACGTCCTCGCCTTCGCTGTGGGCTTGGGCAACCTTCCGAGCGGGGCGTTCGCCTGGCCGAGTCTCCTCATCCCCATACCGCTCCTGCTGCTCGTGGCCTTCGGCGCGGTGGCGCTCGTCCTGGCCCCCTCCGGGCGGCAGCGGGCGGTGTTCGTCGGCCTCGCCCTGCTCGCCGCGCTCCTCGCGTTCCTGCTGGCGGGCGGCTGGTTCGGCCTGTGAGCCTCGCCCGGCTGATCGCTGATCGCTAACGGCTGACCCCTCCCAAAAAAACCTCACCCCCGACCGGCTGGGGTCAGGGGTGGGACCTTTTGGCGAAGAGGGTGGGATTCGAACCCACGGTAGCCTTGCGACTACTTCGGTTTTCGAGACCGACCCATTCAACCACTCTGGCACCTCTCCGCGCGGGTTGAGCCGACCCTGGGGGCCGGTTGGGCGAACGGGAGTGTAGCACGCCGGTGGGGGAAGTGGGGAGAGGGCAGGCGGTACAGTTGGCCGCGTGACGCTTCCGCCCCCGGCCCCCGATCCCGGCCCCCCCCCGCAGGGACCCGCGACCCCCGCGCCGACGCCCCGGCGATCCCTGCGCGTCAATACCCTGATCGTGATGGCGGGGACGCTCGGCTCGCGGCTGTCGGGCATCGTGCGGACGCAGGTGATGGCCCTCTTCGGGAACACGCTGCTGGACGCCTTCCTCATCGCCGTGAAGGTGCCCAACCTGCTGCGGGAACTGCTGGCGGAGGGAGCGCTCGTCAACTCCTTCATCCCGGTGTACAAGACGCTGGACGCGGCGGGGCGCAGGCAGCTCGCCTCGGCCTTCAGCGGCGTGCTGATCGCGGTGAACCTGCTGCTGATGGGGCTGGGCATCCTCGCCGCACCGCTGATCGTGGACCTGCTGCTCGCCGGGTCGCCGAACGTGGAGCGCGGGCTGGCGATCTACATGACGCAACTCGTCATGCCCTTCCTGATGCTGATCAGCCTCGCTTCGGTGGCGATGGGTCTCCTGAACGCCGACGAGCACTTCCGCGAGAGCAGCTTCGCCCCGGTCGCCTTCAACCTCGCGGGCATCGTGGCGCTGCTGCTGCTGCCGGATACCGCGACGTGGCTCGCCTTCGGGTGGCTGATCGGCGGGGTGGCGCAACTCGGGGTGCAGCTTCCGGCGCTGCGGCGGTTCGGGTTGCTGCCCACGCCCGCGCTCATTCGCCATCCGGCGCTCGGGCGGGTGCTGCGGCAGATGGCCCCCTTTACCCTGACGGCGGGGGCGCGGCAATTCCTGAACCTGTACGTCACCCGCCTCCTGAGCAACGCCCAGCTCTTCCCGGCGGGCACCCAGTCGGGCTACTTCTACGCCGAGACGCTGTTCACGACCGTCAACGGCCTGTTCGTCGTCTCGCCCGCGCTGGCCCTCTTCCCGCGCTTCTCGCAGCACGCCGCCGAGGGGAACTGGAAGGCGTTCAACGCACTCACCGTCCAGGCCATCCGCACGACGACCTTTCTCGCCGCGCCCATGAGCGCCCTGCTCGCGGCCCTCGCACCCTACGCGGTGAGCATCATCAACCTGCGCCCGACCTACGACGTGCCGCGCTTCGAGGCGGCCTCCGGCATCCTGACGGGCTGGGCGCTCGCGCTCGTGCCGTGGGCGGTCGTCACGCTGCTGCTGCGGACCTTCTACGCCCGTGAGCGTGCCCGCGAGGCCGTGATCGTCAGCGCCCTCGGCTTCGTGCTGGAGGTCGGGCTGTACGCCCTGCTCGTGCCGCGCGTCGGTCTGCTCGGCTTCGGGTTCGGCACGGCACTGAGTGGCCTCGTCATCGGTGCGGTCCTCGCCCTGCTCTACCGCCGTGCGCTTGGCTTTCCCTCACGGGCGGTCGCCTCACACCTGCTTCGGGTCGTTCCTCTCTCCATCGCCGCCGGAGTCGTCGCGTGGCTCGTCTCGCGGCTGATGCCCGCGCCGGGGTTCATCGTGCCGGGTGTGGTCGGGCTGGCGGTGGCGGGCGGGGCGGGGCTGGCGGTGTACCTGGCCGGGGCGCTCGCCCTGCGGATGCCGGAGGTGGCGGGGGTGTTGCGGCGGCTGGGGCGGTAGAAGGGCTTGTGGCGTGTGGCCCGTGGCCTGTAGAAGGCTGAGCCGGAGCGACAACACTTGCCCTCCACAAGCGACAAGCTACGAGGCACACGCAGCAGGTAGCGGCGGGCGCTCAATGGGCTGGGGCTTGCGTTCGCCTCCAGGCCGAGGGCACAGCCCCCACTCCTCCCCGGTCGCCACCGCTCGCCCGTCGTCGCTCACCCAGTCGCTCCACGAGCCAGCGTAGAGGCGGTTGCGCGGGCCGAGGGGCACCCCGGCGAGTTCGCGGGCCAGCAGGTTGGGCGTGGCGCTCACACCGCTGCCGCAGTAGGCGATGGTGGGCGCGTCGCCCGTGTCCAAGCGCGCGGCCTGGGCTTCCACATCCCGCCACCGTCCCTGGTCGTCCAGCGCCCCGGCCCACTCGCGGTTCACGGCACCGGGGATATGCCCGGCCCGGCGGTCCAGCAGCACCGCGTCCCCAGGAGGATGAGGGGGTGGGTGGAATCCAGAGCCGCCGCACCGCGCCACCGACCCCCAACGCCCCTTTTCTCCCCTCTCAAGAACGCGGGGGGCGGCGAGTCGAGAATGCGGGGGCAGTCAACTCAGGAGGAGGAAGGCCCATGACCCAACCCGAAGACCCGCGCCAGCCCAAGCCCGACGTTCCCCCGCAGACGCAGGAGTTCCCCGGCACCGAGAGTCAGATGCAGCCGAAGGCCGACCACGGCGAGACCTCGTACCGGGGCAGCGGCAAGCTGGAGGGCAAGGTGGCGCTCATCACCGGGGCCGACAGCGGCATCGGCAAGGCGGTGGCGCTCGCCTTTGCGCGCGAGGGGGCCGACGTGGTGGTCTCCTACCTCAACGAACACGAGGACGCCGAGGACACTGCCCGGCTGGTGCGCGAGGCGGGGCGGCGGGTCCTCCTCCTGCCGGGAGACATCGGCGACCCGGCCCACTGCCAGATGCTCGTGGAGCGCACCGTCTCCGAGTTCGGCGGGCTGGACGTGCTCGTGAACAACGCGGCGTACCAGCAGAACTACGAGGACCTCGGCGAGGTGAAGCCGGAGGAGCTGGAGCAGCACTACCGCACGAACGTCTTCGCCATCTTCTACCTGTGCCAGGCGGCGCTGCCGCACCTGAAGCCGGGCGGCAACATCATCAACACGGCGTCGGTGCAGGCCTACCAGCCGTCGCCCGCCATCCTGCCCTACGCCTCCACGAAGGGCGCGGTCGTGACCTTCACGAAGGGGCTGGCGAAGCAGCTCGGCGAGAAGGGCATCCGCGTGAACGCCGTGGCCCCCGGCCCGGTGTGGACGCCCTTCGTCATCCAGGGGCAGGACCCCGAGAAGGTGCCCGAGTTCGGGCAGAAGGTGCCCCTCGGGCGGCCCGCGCAACCCGCCGAACTCGCGCCGCCGTATGTCCTGCTCGCCTCCAGTGACGGCAGCTACATCACGGGGGCCATCTACGCCGTCACGGGCGGCGAACCCACCGCGTAGCCGGGAGCGGCCAGCTTCCAGCCGCCAGCGGGGTTCAGGCTTTGAGGGGCATCAGGAATACCACCCCCTCATCCCTAACCCCTCACTCCTCACCCCTCAGGAGAAGACGATGACCGACGACCGAATCACCTACAACCCGCCCGTGGACAGCGACCCCGCCGAGGACGCGACCGCCACCACGCCGGAGGGCGACCTCCCCAACATGTCGCGGCCCGAGGTGCAGGAGCGGGCACTCTCGGGCGACCCTCTCAACTCCACGCTGGACGCGCCGCGCACCGGGGGCATGGGCGGCATGGCGGGGACCATGACCTCCACGCCGACCGTGGGGGCCGACACCGATGGGGCCGGGTCGCCGCCGACCTCCGAGCTGGAAGACCTGTAGGGTGGCCGGGCTACCCCTCTCCCCCCGGCGGCCTGATGCGCCACGCCTGCCGGGCGACCAGCACGACGAGCAGCACGCCGACGAGGTGCAGGGCCGCGCGTTGCGAGGCGAGGACGAACGCGAGGTCGGCGACGGCGATGGCGAGGGCCAGGATTAAGCCCGCCTGGGGCACCCGGCTCTCGTGCGGGGTGTCGTACATGGCGGCGCGGGGATGCGGGTCGGTCATCGCGTCGCGCGCCTCGGCGTAGCGGATCAGGGTCAGCACGCCGTACACGAGGAGCAGCCCGGCGAGGAGGATCAGGACCAGCCCCTCGTAGCGTCCGGCGGAGGCGTAGTCGAGCGCCCCGAGCGCGAAATGCCACAGCGACGTGACGAGCGACAGCAGCGCCAGCCCCAGCATCGCGGGCGTGCTGTAGTTGGGGGGCGCACCGAGCGGCGAGGCCATAGGATCGGCCCCCACGGTACGCCCACCGGGGAGGCGCAAACCGTGGGGATGGCTGGAAAGGGTGGGGGCAGGAGGGTCGCCAGTCGCCAGCTTCCAGTCGCCAGCTTCCAGTCGCCAGGAGTCGAGCAGGCTGTTCTACCGTTGGTTGACTGGCCGCCGACTTAAGGTGTGCCCTTATCCAAACTACGAGAACGTCCTCCCGATAGACCTGCACTCGCCGCTCCCGCTTATCCACATGCGCGGGTTGGACACTCACAGGCACCCCCTCTCCCCCTCCCGCATGAATGTGCGTGCGCGTGTGCGTTCATGAGGCCCCGTGATAGACTGGCCTCGCTGCCGGGCGACAGGACAGCGCCCCCCACCTCCCCCGTCTGCGCTTCGCAACGTGTGGACAGGTTGGGCGCGGCCCGAGACACGCGACATCCCCAACCCGTGGGTGAGATGTACGTCGGGAGGCAAGACCGCATTCGCCGCCGCGACCCCAGAGGCCAGAGAGAGGCGGAGGTCGGCGCAAGGAGCGAGTAGCGGCTGAGGCCTCCCCGCGTCCCACACGAGAACATCCCACGGGGGTCCTGACCAGGTGAGGAATGCCGAGAGCAAAGAAGGAGCGCCCGGCGCAGGACGACCAGAACGTTCGCGCCAGCTCCGAAGGACAACAAGACACCGAAGGCCGGA
This region includes:
- a CDS encoding family 10 glycosylhydrolase, translating into MRRPLLAAALYLSVIGLSVTACVQGQPQSAQSTGRLAFWLRPPATAAELRTTLNAARQAGFTDVLLEGFYHGRVAWASDQFPRKLDYDAVQTALDVQAQGGPRVNVWVETLYWRPAASFGIPVTPLWKDSLATLTADGRPSLSVSKLGFVDPAAPEVRDTLARLVTELATRYPEAGLHLDYLRYPRETDFGYHPAALAGFRAQTGLDARTLPRAGEDGPGNGWRQWVAYRQNLTTTLAGNLIRTYRDSGGRSLVSAAVYGMSDPLQNWRAWSGLEAAMPMLYLPGNLLTRLALLQFPRGEGVWPGVQVGPRYPALADQLRTVRAAGYSNVAVFGWTPGGSDFSRRGVRWGAARGSRQGFRRLQNREPYSIWCAGKPLPHRVLAYGRPVVAHLHGRPGTPHQEVGPRTRLIRWWTGASLPGGAGRAGVS
- a CDS encoding PHP domain-containing protein; the protein is MPPLPNNVVFREGVQVMRVDLHIHTEVSHDCRTLLRDIPAWMLRTNTRAIAVTDHDQQRGGPELARIIADMGLDDRLSVIPGEEVTTSEGELIGLFVRERIPPRLTPEETVAEIKAQGGLVMLQHGFDPLKRYRLKPEATLRIAEQVDIVETFNSRLSRHHWNHIAAAWAQERGLPVCAGSDAHTLRDIGEAWVEAPFRVIRTPEGLIAALREGVVAGRWTHPALAYGRKQWRVLNGRFRR
- a CDS encoding diacylglycerol/lipid kinase family protein; the protein is MTLDSPAAPLRPGVETTEATLIFNAKAGGSRHSSPDVLVEALHELGYQPVYRATDDEADLTAALADARGTVFVAGGDGTVRAAALHLAGRRGVRLGILPLGTANNIGRTLGIEGAPLDVLARYADARPVPLDLGRVTAPWGEDLFLEACGCGAFADVLAEYDPEEGKSPLRAVGALASALRDFTPPPLPLTLDGRAHPETALALLEVMNTRATGPRLRLATTADPTDGRLNVIRVDGDGLDGVFAYLAALARDEFEELGSVQSHEAQVVELPYVGQAFHVDGEVRPARPGVTGVVRVEVWPGALQVLVPAPQEG
- a CDS encoding endonuclease/exonuclease/phosphatase family protein, which codes for MRLAVLYLLTVVLAWLLGEFIGEWTVPTLLLAYVPAVVWLVPAPFVLLWTLWRRRGVGVALVATLLAAWGAGLLHWRPHQQGGSLRVVTFNVARGTLGGPERVASILRAADADVILLQETNFIPAGYRRTLLTALPGYHVGTGYEVMTLSRSPQLSNRNHAIPGSRRTVLETAVSWRGQRLRLVNAHLNTVLVSNALKGDLNAIQRTSQARVWQIGLLCRLASANSGPLLLGGDLNTPPRGRLSRRLHTCVGQNAHDLAGRGPGWTFPGLFLRIDHLFSRGLTPSRARVLPASGSDHRPLLVEYP
- the hflX gene encoding GTPase HflX, which encodes MHGNTSGLKAAQLKSLSNLYRRRIEPGRVGSPELARNLAELSDDVRREVSVLIDRRGRVVSVSVADAKGAELPDRRLGETRLAGFHLLHTHPRGGGLSKGDLSTLFLKRLDAVSAIEVRDEGQPGLVHTAHLTPPGTVGEEEDWRILDPVPSFQIDSFDLGAQVSALEEEIARAQRTREAKKDRERALLVQIDQGEFDAEERLDELAELARTAGAEVVHRELVFRRNLKAGTLVGAGKLEELTSRAYHLDADLLIFGQELGPAQAREIEAATGLKILDRTQLILDIFALHAQGVESRLQVELAQLRYMKPRLLGAGAALSRIGGSAGSAAGGSIGTRGPGETKLELDRRRINDRISFLEKQLESVAVRREERRKGRARNDIPVVSIVGYTNAGKSTLLNAFTHAAEEPRRVLAENKLFATLRPTSRQGYLEGVGPVVLTDTVGFIRDLPKDLARAFRATLEEIGDADVLLHVVDAASPGADTRYEAVNRILEDLGFRDMPTVVALNKADAADPETLERERERLNGIPVSALRNIGLTELKDALADAIGQVQRQELAQREEAQVRAAEYR
- the murJ gene encoding murein biosynthesis integral membrane protein MurJ translates to MTLPPPAPDPGPPPQGPATPAPTPRRSLRVNTLIVMAGTLGSRLSGIVRTQVMALFGNTLLDAFLIAVKVPNLLRELLAEGALVNSFIPVYKTLDAAGRRQLASAFSGVLIAVNLLLMGLGILAAPLIVDLLLAGSPNVERGLAIYMTQLVMPFLMLISLASVAMGLLNADEHFRESSFAPVAFNLAGIVALLLLPDTATWLAFGWLIGGVAQLGVQLPALRRFGLLPTPALIRHPALGRVLRQMAPFTLTAGARQFLNLYVTRLLSNAQLFPAGTQSGYFYAETLFTTVNGLFVVSPALALFPRFSQHAAEGNWKAFNALTVQAIRTTTFLAAPMSALLAALAPYAVSIINLRPTYDVPRFEAASGILTGWALALVPWAVVTLLLRTFYARERAREAVIVSALGFVLEVGLYALLVPRVGLLGFGFGTALSGLVIGAVLALLYRRALGFPSRAVASHLLRVVPLSIAAGVVAWLVSRLMPAPGFIVPGVVGLAVAGGAGLAVYLAGALALRMPEVAGVLRRLGR
- a CDS encoding SDR family oxidoreductase, which translates into the protein MTQPEDPRQPKPDVPPQTQEFPGTESQMQPKADHGETSYRGSGKLEGKVALITGADSGIGKAVALAFAREGADVVVSYLNEHEDAEDTARLVREAGRRVLLLPGDIGDPAHCQMLVERTVSEFGGLDVLVNNAAYQQNYEDLGEVKPEELEQHYRTNVFAIFYLCQAALPHLKPGGNIINTASVQAYQPSPAILPYASTKGAVVTFTKGLAKQLGEKGIRVNAVAPGPVWTPFVIQGQDPEKVPEFGQKVPLGRPAQPAELAPPYVLLASSDGSYITGAIYAVTGGEPTA